Proteins from one Oncorhynchus masou masou isolate Uvic2021 chromosome 12, UVic_Omas_1.1, whole genome shotgun sequence genomic window:
- the LOC135550641 gene encoding schwannomin-interacting protein 1-like — MEGDTETAEEKEGDDTELSGEEGVGQLHQSGGSSDEDQDLPIMQWEDLSLRIAELEKQEEERRERAKSTSGSEQGSVSGGWAEERQGGLRRREEWEEEDYGRCRVTVFSSRFHNHRNLQLCYTNNSSESEDDDTEEGAGKEGSKEAGSHGYHPSGLKLEVRAALSELKNKLLAEQKEKEHLACVITKRKHLECCDLQICSIQQLSSLRTSLNHDIHDLSSELVGHLLIRDQLRTKQDAMLLDVQDLT; from the exons atggagggagatacagagacagcagaggagaaggagggtgaTGACACAGAACTGTCTGGTGAGGAAGGGGTAGGGCAACTTCACCAGAGCGGAGGGTCCTCGGATGAAGACCAGGACCTACCCATCATGCAGTGGGAGGACCTGAGCCTGCGTATCGCCGAGCTagagaaacaggaggaggagaggagggagagggcaaAG AGTACGAGTGGGTCGGAACAGGGGAGTGTGTCAGGGGGCTGGgcggaggagaggcagggggggcttcggaggagagaggaatgggaggaggaggactatGGAAGGTGTCGAGTTACTGTTTTCTCATCTAG ATTCCACAATCACAGAAATCTACAGTTATGCTACACCAACAACAGCAGTGAGAGTGAGGATGATGATACGGAGGAGGGGGCTGGCAAAGAG GGTTCTAAAGAGGCTGGTAGCCATGGTTACCATCCCTCTGGCCTGAAGCTGGAGGTGAGGGCCGCACTGAGTGAGCTTAAAAACAAGCTGCTCGCTgaacagaaagagaaggag CACCTCGCCTGTGTGATCACTAAGAGGAAGCATCTGGAATGCTGTGACCTGCAGATCTGCTCAATACAACAGCTCAGTTCCCTCAGGACCTCACTCAACCATGACATACACG ACCTGAGCTCTGAGTTGGTGGGTCACCTGTTGATAAGGGACCAGCTGAGGACCAAACAGGATGCCATGCTCCTGGATGTACAGGATCTGACATAA
- the LOC135550642 gene encoding uncharacterized protein LOC135550642 isoform X1, which produces MFTSLCAEIDWWLLYRGRIVRLSILTFPSCLLLKLLFLFYCFNPAQCTAVFGFTRLSGMSSDRTVRMQQLRVAVVGAGAAGLCAARHILSRPDTFAPPVVYELTEHVGGTWFYEERTGSYDNGLPIHSSMYRDLRTNLPKEVMMFPDFPFDPQLPSFLPHQEVQKYLERYCQSHCITPHIRFSALVDEVSPVVTEGKGPMTTWEVTSRDKSGSQKTETFDSVFICSGHYSDPHIPSIPGLERFKGKVIHSHSYRHPEPFSGQSVVVLGAGASGLDISLELGRSNAQVTLSHGKPTLPFPLPYGVHQATPVEEIQEDGSLRFQDGSITQAQVLLLCTGYNFSYPFLEPARLGLEVQEHLVTPLYRFLMPPAFPSLFIIGICKIICPFPHFHCQIQFALAVLEGSVALPSRAEMEEEAQGEMARKVERGVQLRHMLKMDKEQWGYAQTLAQTGRFAPLPPVTQSLYEEVWRQRQVHPQNYRQVNYRLVSDTQWEEQELHAGE; this is translated from the exons TGTGCCGAAATAGACTGGTGGCTGCTGTACCGCGGAAGGATTGTGAGATTAAGTATTTTGACTTTTCCTTCTTGTCTTCTGTTGAAATTACTTTTCTTATTCTATTGTTTTAACCCTGCTCAATGCACAGCCGTTTTTGGCTTTACAC GTCTGTCTGGCATGTCCTCGGACAGGACCGTGAGGATGCAGCAGCTGCGAGTTGCGGTGGTGGGCGCGGGAGCTGCAGGTCTGTGTGCCGCACGTCACATCTTGTCCCGCCCAGACACCTTCGCCCCACCCGTCGTCTACGAGCTCACGGAACACGTGGGCGGCACATGGTTTTACGAGGAACGCACCGGTAGCTATGACAACGGGCTGCCCATTCACAGCAGCATGTACAGAGACCTCCG GACCAACCTGCCCAAGGAGGTCATGATGTTCCCTGACTTTCCCTTTGACCCCCAGCTGCCCTCCTTCCTGCCACACCAGGAAGTGCAGAAGTATTTGGAGAGATACTGCCAGAGCCACTGCATCACACCACATATTAGG TTCAGCGCTTTGGTGGATGAGGTGAGCCCTGTGGTGACAGAGGGTAAAGGACCAATGACGACGTGGGAGGTGACCTCACGTGACAAGTCTGGATCACAGAAAACTGAAACTTTTGATTCCGTGTTCATCTGCAGCGG GCACTACTCTGACCCCCACATCCCATCCATCCCTGGGCTAGAGCGATTTAAAG GCAAAGTGATCCACAGTCACTCATACCGCCACCCAGAGCCCTTCTCAGGTCAGTCAGTGGTAGTGCTGGGAGCTGGGGCCTCAGGACTTGACATCTCACTAGAACTGGGTCGATCCAACGCCCAGGTGACTCTGAGCCACGGTAAGCCCACCCTGCCCTTTCCTCTGCCCTATGGAGTCCACCAGGCCACCCCTGTGGAGGAGATCCAGGAAGATGGGTCTCTGCGGTTCCAGGATGGGTCCATTACCCAGGCCCAGGTCCTGCTGCTCTGCACGGGCTACAACTTCAGCTACCCTTTCCTGGAGCCAGCCCGATTGGGCCTGGAGGTCCAGGAGCACCTGGTAACCCCGCTCTACAGGTTCCTGATGCCCCCAGCATTCCCCTCACTCTTCATCATAGGCATCTGTAAAATAATCTGCCCCTTCCCCCACTTCCACTGCCAG aTCCAGTttgctctggcagtgctggaggGCTCTGTGGCCCTGCCATCGCGGGCTGAGATGGAAGAGGAGGCCCAGGGAGAGATGGCGAGGAAGGTAGAGAGGGGGGTGCAGCTCAGACATATGCTGAAGATGGACaaggaacagtggggttatgcCCAGACCTTAGCTCAGACTGGAAGGTTTGCCCCTCTACCCCCAGTCACACAGAGCCTGTATGAGGAGGTATGGAGGCAGAGACAGGTTCACCCACAGAACTACCGGCAAGTGAACTATCGACTCGTCAGTGACACACAATGGGAGGAACAGGAACTGCATGCTGgtgaatga
- the LOC135550642 gene encoding uncharacterized protein LOC135550642 isoform X3 gives MFTSLCAEIDWWLLYRGRIVRLSLSGMSSDRTVRMQQLRVAVVGAGAAGLCAARHILSRPDTFAPPVVYELTEHVGGTWFYEERTGSYDNGLPIHSSMYRDLRTNLPKEVMMFPDFPFDPQLPSFLPHQEVQKYLERYCQSHCITPHIRFSALVDEVSPVVTEGKGPMTTWEVTSRDKSGSQKTETFDSVFICSGHYSDPHIPSIPGLERFKGKVIHSHSYRHPEPFSGQSVVVLGAGASGLDISLELGRSNAQVTLSHGKPTLPFPLPYGVHQATPVEEIQEDGSLRFQDGSITQAQVLLLCTGYNFSYPFLEPARLGLEVQEHLVTPLYRFLMPPAFPSLFIIGICKIICPFPHFHCQIQFALAVLEGSVALPSRAEMEEEAQGEMARKVERGVQLRHMLKMDKEQWGYAQTLAQTGRFAPLPPVTQSLYEEVWRQRQVHPQNYRQVNYRLVSDTQWEEQELHAGE, from the exons TGTGCCGAAATAGACTGGTGGCTGCTGTACCGCGGAAGGATTGTGAGATTAA GTCTGTCTGGCATGTCCTCGGACAGGACCGTGAGGATGCAGCAGCTGCGAGTTGCGGTGGTGGGCGCGGGAGCTGCAGGTCTGTGTGCCGCACGTCACATCTTGTCCCGCCCAGACACCTTCGCCCCACCCGTCGTCTACGAGCTCACGGAACACGTGGGCGGCACATGGTTTTACGAGGAACGCACCGGTAGCTATGACAACGGGCTGCCCATTCACAGCAGCATGTACAGAGACCTCCG GACCAACCTGCCCAAGGAGGTCATGATGTTCCCTGACTTTCCCTTTGACCCCCAGCTGCCCTCCTTCCTGCCACACCAGGAAGTGCAGAAGTATTTGGAGAGATACTGCCAGAGCCACTGCATCACACCACATATTAGG TTCAGCGCTTTGGTGGATGAGGTGAGCCCTGTGGTGACAGAGGGTAAAGGACCAATGACGACGTGGGAGGTGACCTCACGTGACAAGTCTGGATCACAGAAAACTGAAACTTTTGATTCCGTGTTCATCTGCAGCGG GCACTACTCTGACCCCCACATCCCATCCATCCCTGGGCTAGAGCGATTTAAAG GCAAAGTGATCCACAGTCACTCATACCGCCACCCAGAGCCCTTCTCAGGTCAGTCAGTGGTAGTGCTGGGAGCTGGGGCCTCAGGACTTGACATCTCACTAGAACTGGGTCGATCCAACGCCCAGGTGACTCTGAGCCACGGTAAGCCCACCCTGCCCTTTCCTCTGCCCTATGGAGTCCACCAGGCCACCCCTGTGGAGGAGATCCAGGAAGATGGGTCTCTGCGGTTCCAGGATGGGTCCATTACCCAGGCCCAGGTCCTGCTGCTCTGCACGGGCTACAACTTCAGCTACCCTTTCCTGGAGCCAGCCCGATTGGGCCTGGAGGTCCAGGAGCACCTGGTAACCCCGCTCTACAGGTTCCTGATGCCCCCAGCATTCCCCTCACTCTTCATCATAGGCATCTGTAAAATAATCTGCCCCTTCCCCCACTTCCACTGCCAG aTCCAGTttgctctggcagtgctggaggGCTCTGTGGCCCTGCCATCGCGGGCTGAGATGGAAGAGGAGGCCCAGGGAGAGATGGCGAGGAAGGTAGAGAGGGGGGTGCAGCTCAGACATATGCTGAAGATGGACaaggaacagtggggttatgcCCAGACCTTAGCTCAGACTGGAAGGTTTGCCCCTCTACCCCCAGTCACACAGAGCCTGTATGAGGAGGTATGGAGGCAGAGACAGGTTCACCCACAGAACTACCGGCAAGTGAACTATCGACTCGTCAGTGACACACAATGGGAGGAACAGGAACTGCATGCTGgtgaatga
- the LOC135550642 gene encoding uncharacterized protein LOC135550642 isoform X2 — MSIFCLKINVHFTLCRNRLVAAVPRKDCLSGMSSDRTVRMQQLRVAVVGAGAAGLCAARHILSRPDTFAPPVVYELTEHVGGTWFYEERTGSYDNGLPIHSSMYRDLRTNLPKEVMMFPDFPFDPQLPSFLPHQEVQKYLERYCQSHCITPHIRFSALVDEVSPVVTEGKGPMTTWEVTSRDKSGSQKTETFDSVFICSGHYSDPHIPSIPGLERFKGKVIHSHSYRHPEPFSGQSVVVLGAGASGLDISLELGRSNAQVTLSHGKPTLPFPLPYGVHQATPVEEIQEDGSLRFQDGSITQAQVLLLCTGYNFSYPFLEPARLGLEVQEHLVTPLYRFLMPPAFPSLFIIGICKIICPFPHFHCQIQFALAVLEGSVALPSRAEMEEEAQGEMARKVERGVQLRHMLKMDKEQWGYAQTLAQTGRFAPLPPVTQSLYEEVWRQRQVHPQNYRQVNYRLVSDTQWEEQELHAGE; from the exons TGTGCCGAAATAGACTGGTGGCTGCTGTACCGCGGAAGGATT GTCTGTCTGGCATGTCCTCGGACAGGACCGTGAGGATGCAGCAGCTGCGAGTTGCGGTGGTGGGCGCGGGAGCTGCAGGTCTGTGTGCCGCACGTCACATCTTGTCCCGCCCAGACACCTTCGCCCCACCCGTCGTCTACGAGCTCACGGAACACGTGGGCGGCACATGGTTTTACGAGGAACGCACCGGTAGCTATGACAACGGGCTGCCCATTCACAGCAGCATGTACAGAGACCTCCG GACCAACCTGCCCAAGGAGGTCATGATGTTCCCTGACTTTCCCTTTGACCCCCAGCTGCCCTCCTTCCTGCCACACCAGGAAGTGCAGAAGTATTTGGAGAGATACTGCCAGAGCCACTGCATCACACCACATATTAGG TTCAGCGCTTTGGTGGATGAGGTGAGCCCTGTGGTGACAGAGGGTAAAGGACCAATGACGACGTGGGAGGTGACCTCACGTGACAAGTCTGGATCACAGAAAACTGAAACTTTTGATTCCGTGTTCATCTGCAGCGG GCACTACTCTGACCCCCACATCCCATCCATCCCTGGGCTAGAGCGATTTAAAG GCAAAGTGATCCACAGTCACTCATACCGCCACCCAGAGCCCTTCTCAGGTCAGTCAGTGGTAGTGCTGGGAGCTGGGGCCTCAGGACTTGACATCTCACTAGAACTGGGTCGATCCAACGCCCAGGTGACTCTGAGCCACGGTAAGCCCACCCTGCCCTTTCCTCTGCCCTATGGAGTCCACCAGGCCACCCCTGTGGAGGAGATCCAGGAAGATGGGTCTCTGCGGTTCCAGGATGGGTCCATTACCCAGGCCCAGGTCCTGCTGCTCTGCACGGGCTACAACTTCAGCTACCCTTTCCTGGAGCCAGCCCGATTGGGCCTGGAGGTCCAGGAGCACCTGGTAACCCCGCTCTACAGGTTCCTGATGCCCCCAGCATTCCCCTCACTCTTCATCATAGGCATCTGTAAAATAATCTGCCCCTTCCCCCACTTCCACTGCCAG aTCCAGTttgctctggcagtgctggaggGCTCTGTGGCCCTGCCATCGCGGGCTGAGATGGAAGAGGAGGCCCAGGGAGAGATGGCGAGGAAGGTAGAGAGGGGGGTGCAGCTCAGACATATGCTGAAGATGGACaaggaacagtggggttatgcCCAGACCTTAGCTCAGACTGGAAGGTTTGCCCCTCTACCCCCAGTCACACAGAGCCTGTATGAGGAGGTATGGAGGCAGAGACAGGTTCACCCACAGAACTACCGGCAAGTGAACTATCGACTCGTCAGTGACACACAATGGGAGGAACAGGAACTGCATGCTGgtgaatga